One Agelaius phoeniceus isolate bAgePho1 chromosome 7, bAgePho1.hap1, whole genome shotgun sequence DNA segment encodes these proteins:
- the CFLAR gene encoding CASP8 and FADD-like apoptosis regulator isoform X1: MPVFPCSCEQFYIQIQEELGKEEEEMMVFLCRDLAPDLANADLKEILLALNEREKLTPVGLSELLYRVKRFDLLRRILNTEKATVEAHLARSFRLIPDYRVLMVEINENLEKDEVGSLGFLLRDYAPRMKMAKDKSFLALIIDLEKLNLVAPNQLDLIENCFRSIHRIDLIRKIQTYKHKASVSSVHCQPVYVNAHQASLPNVNLIEPPYHSGIQDESMKKLQNGSSLTLAAAEPLHMSIEESGSVPHKMSDDSYRMQSQPLGICLIIDCIGNDTDVLEETFRGLGYDVHCHRYLNMSSMNQTLLEVARWQKHKYCDSFVCILVSRGNSRSIFCTDHTFSGFPLEQIKKYFTADSCPGLLGKPKLFFIQSYVVPENEQECTCLLEVDGNADNIRAKVTIPHTADIFWSHCKVDVSTLEQSPTSPSKYLRCLAELLRNPYKRKLCILSIHMELNKKVYDGNVTADPNQQYSLLLQHTLRKKLFFPLDCC; this comes from the exons ATGCCAGTTTTCCCGTGTTCTTGTGAACAGTTTTACATACAG ATTCAAGAAGAATTGGgtaaagaagaagaagagatgATGGTTTTCCTGTGCCGAGACCTTGCTCCTGACTTGGCCAATGCTGATCTTAAAGAGATCCTGCTGGCTTTGAATGAGAGAGAGAAACTGACTCCTGTTGGCTTATCTGAGCTGTTGTACAGAGTTAAGAGGTTTGACTTGCTGAGGAGGATCCTGAACACTGAGAAAGCAACAGTGGAAGCTCACCTTGCCAGGAGTTTCAGACTTATCCCTGATTACAG GGTACTAATGGTAGAGATAAATGAAAATCTGGAAAAAGATGAAGTGGGTTCTCTTGGTTTTCTACTCAGAGATTATGCACCTCGTATGAAAATGGCAAAAGATAAG AGTTTTCTAGCTCTTATAATTGACCTAGAGAAGCTAAATTTGGTGGCTCCTAATCAACTGGATTTGATAGAAAACTGTTTTCGAAGTATTCACAGGATAGACTTGATTAGGAAGATTCAGACGTACAAACACAAAG CTTCAGTGTCCTCCGTTCATTGTCAGCCAGTTTATGTAAATGCTCATCAGGCCTCTCTCCCTAATGTCAATCTGATTGAGCCTCCTTATCATTCAGGG ATTCAGGATGAGAGCatgaaaaaattacaaaatggATCAAGTCTTACTCTGG CTGCAGCAGAACCACTTCACATGTCCATTGAGGAGTCAGGATCAGTGCCACATAAG ATGTCTGATGATTCCTACAGAATGCAAAGTCAACCTTTAGGAATATGCCTGATAATAGATTGTATTGGCAATGACACTG AtgtgttggaagagaccttcagaGGCTTAGGCTATGACGTTCATTGTCACAGATATTTAAATATGAGCTCCATGAATCAAACATTGCTTGAAGTTGCAAGGTGGCAGAAGCACAAATATTGTGACAGCTTCGTTTGCATATTGGTCAGCCGTGGAAACTCTCGGAGCATCTTCTGTACAGATCACACCTTTTCTGGATTCCCTTTGGaacaaataaagaaatactTTACAGCAGACTCGTGTCCTGGACTCCTAGGAAAAccaaagcttttttttattcagaGCTATGTTGTGCCAGAAAATGAGCAAGAATGTACCTGTCTGTTGGAAGTTGATGGCAATGCTGATAATATCAGAGCTAAAGTCACTATTCCCCATACAGCAGACATCTTTTGGAGTCATTGCAAGGTGGATGTGTCTACACTAGAACAATCCCCAACTTCACCTTCAAAATATCTACGCTGTCTGGCTGAGCTACTCCGTAATCCTTATAAAAG GAAACTCTGTATATTGTCTATCCATATGGAACTGAACAAAAAAGTTTATGATGGGAATGTGACTGCTGACCCAAACCAACAGTActcactgctgctccagcacacactgagaaagaaactttttttcccacttGATTGCTGTTAA
- the CFLAR gene encoding CASP8 and FADD-like apoptosis regulator isoform X2 yields MTRYQVPAFLIHQIQEELGKEEEEMMVFLCRDLAPDLANADLKEILLALNEREKLTPVGLSELLYRVKRFDLLRRILNTEKATVEAHLARSFRLIPDYRVLMVEINENLEKDEVGSLGFLLRDYAPRMKMAKDKSFLALIIDLEKLNLVAPNQLDLIENCFRSIHRIDLIRKIQTYKHKASVSSVHCQPVYVNAHQASLPNVNLIEPPYHSGIQDESMKKLQNGSSLTLAAAEPLHMSIEESGSVPHKMSDDSYRMQSQPLGICLIIDCIGNDTDVLEETFRGLGYDVHCHRYLNMSSMNQTLLEVARWQKHKYCDSFVCILVSRGNSRSIFCTDHTFSGFPLEQIKKYFTADSCPGLLGKPKLFFIQSYVVPENEQECTCLLEVDGNADNIRAKVTIPHTADIFWSHCKVDVSTLEQSPTSPSKYLRCLAELLRNPYKRKLCILSIHMELNKKVYDGNVTADPNQQYSLLLQHTLRKKLFFPLDCC; encoded by the exons ATGACCAGGTACCAAGTGCCAGCTTTCCTTATTCATCAGATTCAAGAAGAATTGGgtaaagaagaagaagagatgATGGTTTTCCTGTGCCGAGACCTTGCTCCTGACTTGGCCAATGCTGATCTTAAAGAGATCCTGCTGGCTTTGAATGAGAGAGAGAAACTGACTCCTGTTGGCTTATCTGAGCTGTTGTACAGAGTTAAGAGGTTTGACTTGCTGAGGAGGATCCTGAACACTGAGAAAGCAACAGTGGAAGCTCACCTTGCCAGGAGTTTCAGACTTATCCCTGATTACAG GGTACTAATGGTAGAGATAAATGAAAATCTGGAAAAAGATGAAGTGGGTTCTCTTGGTTTTCTACTCAGAGATTATGCACCTCGTATGAAAATGGCAAAAGATAAG AGTTTTCTAGCTCTTATAATTGACCTAGAGAAGCTAAATTTGGTGGCTCCTAATCAACTGGATTTGATAGAAAACTGTTTTCGAAGTATTCACAGGATAGACTTGATTAGGAAGATTCAGACGTACAAACACAAAG CTTCAGTGTCCTCCGTTCATTGTCAGCCAGTTTATGTAAATGCTCATCAGGCCTCTCTCCCTAATGTCAATCTGATTGAGCCTCCTTATCATTCAGGG ATTCAGGATGAGAGCatgaaaaaattacaaaatggATCAAGTCTTACTCTGG CTGCAGCAGAACCACTTCACATGTCCATTGAGGAGTCAGGATCAGTGCCACATAAG ATGTCTGATGATTCCTACAGAATGCAAAGTCAACCTTTAGGAATATGCCTGATAATAGATTGTATTGGCAATGACACTG AtgtgttggaagagaccttcagaGGCTTAGGCTATGACGTTCATTGTCACAGATATTTAAATATGAGCTCCATGAATCAAACATTGCTTGAAGTTGCAAGGTGGCAGAAGCACAAATATTGTGACAGCTTCGTTTGCATATTGGTCAGCCGTGGAAACTCTCGGAGCATCTTCTGTACAGATCACACCTTTTCTGGATTCCCTTTGGaacaaataaagaaatactTTACAGCAGACTCGTGTCCTGGACTCCTAGGAAAAccaaagcttttttttattcagaGCTATGTTGTGCCAGAAAATGAGCAAGAATGTACCTGTCTGTTGGAAGTTGATGGCAATGCTGATAATATCAGAGCTAAAGTCACTATTCCCCATACAGCAGACATCTTTTGGAGTCATTGCAAGGTGGATGTGTCTACACTAGAACAATCCCCAACTTCACCTTCAAAATATCTACGCTGTCTGGCTGAGCTACTCCGTAATCCTTATAAAAG GAAACTCTGTATATTGTCTATCCATATGGAACTGAACAAAAAAGTTTATGATGGGAATGTGACTGCTGACCCAAACCAACAGTActcactgctgctccagcacacactgagaaagaaactttttttcccacttGATTGCTGTTAA
- the CFLAR gene encoding CASP8 and FADD-like apoptosis regulator isoform X3 produces MMVFLCRDLAPDLANADLKEILLALNEREKLTPVGLSELLYRVKRFDLLRRILNTEKATVEAHLARSFRLIPDYRVLMVEINENLEKDEVGSLGFLLRDYAPRMKMAKDKSFLALIIDLEKLNLVAPNQLDLIENCFRSIHRIDLIRKIQTYKHKASVSSVHCQPVYVNAHQASLPNVNLIEPPYHSGIQDESMKKLQNGSSLTLAAAEPLHMSIEESGSVPHKMSDDSYRMQSQPLGICLIIDCIGNDTDVLEETFRGLGYDVHCHRYLNMSSMNQTLLEVARWQKHKYCDSFVCILVSRGNSRSIFCTDHTFSGFPLEQIKKYFTADSCPGLLGKPKLFFIQSYVVPENEQECTCLLEVDGNADNIRAKVTIPHTADIFWSHCKVDVSTLEQSPTSPSKYLRCLAELLRNPYKRKLCILSIHMELNKKVYDGNVTADPNQQYSLLLQHTLRKKLFFPLDCC; encoded by the exons atgATGGTTTTCCTGTGCCGAGACCTTGCTCCTGACTTGGCCAATGCTGATCTTAAAGAGATCCTGCTGGCTTTGAATGAGAGAGAGAAACTGACTCCTGTTGGCTTATCTGAGCTGTTGTACAGAGTTAAGAGGTTTGACTTGCTGAGGAGGATCCTGAACACTGAGAAAGCAACAGTGGAAGCTCACCTTGCCAGGAGTTTCAGACTTATCCCTGATTACAG GGTACTAATGGTAGAGATAAATGAAAATCTGGAAAAAGATGAAGTGGGTTCTCTTGGTTTTCTACTCAGAGATTATGCACCTCGTATGAAAATGGCAAAAGATAAG AGTTTTCTAGCTCTTATAATTGACCTAGAGAAGCTAAATTTGGTGGCTCCTAATCAACTGGATTTGATAGAAAACTGTTTTCGAAGTATTCACAGGATAGACTTGATTAGGAAGATTCAGACGTACAAACACAAAG CTTCAGTGTCCTCCGTTCATTGTCAGCCAGTTTATGTAAATGCTCATCAGGCCTCTCTCCCTAATGTCAATCTGATTGAGCCTCCTTATCATTCAGGG ATTCAGGATGAGAGCatgaaaaaattacaaaatggATCAAGTCTTACTCTGG CTGCAGCAGAACCACTTCACATGTCCATTGAGGAGTCAGGATCAGTGCCACATAAG ATGTCTGATGATTCCTACAGAATGCAAAGTCAACCTTTAGGAATATGCCTGATAATAGATTGTATTGGCAATGACACTG AtgtgttggaagagaccttcagaGGCTTAGGCTATGACGTTCATTGTCACAGATATTTAAATATGAGCTCCATGAATCAAACATTGCTTGAAGTTGCAAGGTGGCAGAAGCACAAATATTGTGACAGCTTCGTTTGCATATTGGTCAGCCGTGGAAACTCTCGGAGCATCTTCTGTACAGATCACACCTTTTCTGGATTCCCTTTGGaacaaataaagaaatactTTACAGCAGACTCGTGTCCTGGACTCCTAGGAAAAccaaagcttttttttattcagaGCTATGTTGTGCCAGAAAATGAGCAAGAATGTACCTGTCTGTTGGAAGTTGATGGCAATGCTGATAATATCAGAGCTAAAGTCACTATTCCCCATACAGCAGACATCTTTTGGAGTCATTGCAAGGTGGATGTGTCTACACTAGAACAATCCCCAACTTCACCTTCAAAATATCTACGCTGTCTGGCTGAGCTACTCCGTAATCCTTATAAAAG GAAACTCTGTATATTGTCTATCCATATGGAACTGAACAAAAAAGTTTATGATGGGAATGTGACTGCTGACCCAAACCAACAGTActcactgctgctccagcacacactgagaaagaaactttttttcccacttGATTGCTGTTAA
- the CASP10 gene encoding caspase-10, which yields MENDISLKFHQQLFLISENLVTEDVAALKFLCTDLLHLSKLEGVKSAADIFKLLMAQEYLNVEDTFLLAELLYKIKCHSLLEKLGYTKEKVQEHLSEKGRISPYRQMLYELSENITSVMLKDITFLLRDHLPKRCMILSALDLLTLLEKQGLLTKDNVKILEDVCMTVSPDLLKTIELYKKGKDNKAANFTRGFPEVNLELFGEFSNVENESKTMKSYKMDGPHRGFCLIINNVNFNSSQRKGSCKDAEQLERVFTWLGLDVRTYTDLMSGEIINLMETWQRVPDHKDRNCFICCILSHGKSGAIYGTDERPVPIRVLTSHFTAKQCPQLAAKPKLFFIQACQGDKIQCPVYVDTDGPTPDLSSMQERVFLSESIPEEADFLLGMATVDGYVSFRHMEEGSWYIQALCSKLQLLVPRGEDILSILTQVNEDVARRDSPSGTKKQMPQPAYTLRRKFIFPIPMAPPPSEQHQCF from the exons ATGGAGAATGATATCAGCTTGAAGTTCCATCAGCAGCTTTTCCTTATTAGTGAAAATCTGGTGACTGAAGATGTAGCAGCTTTAAAATTTCTCTGTACTGACTTGCTCCACCTCAGTAAACTAGAAGGTGTGAAGTCAGCAGCAGACATCTTCAAGCTCCTTATGGCTCAAGAATATCTGAATGTAGAAGACACTTTCCTACTAGCTGAACTCTTATACAAAATTAAATGTCACTCCTTGCTTGAGAAACTTGGTTACACAAAGGAGAAAGTACAAGAACATCTGAGTGAGAAGGGAAGAATATCTCCATACAG GCAGATGCTGTATGAATTGTCAGAGAACATCACCAGTGTGATGTTGAAGGATATCACATTTCTCCTGAGAGACCATCTTCCAAAGCGATGCATGATTCTT TCTGCTTTGGATTTGCTGACTTTATTGGAAAAGCAGGGCCTTTTAACTAAAGACAATGTAAAGATACTGGAGGATGTCTGTATGACCGTTTCACCTGATCTCCTGAAGACAATAGAGCTctacaaaaagggaaaag atAACAAGGCTGCTAATTTTACACGAGGCTTCCCTGAAGTAAACCTGGAGCTGTTTGGAGAATTCAGCAATGTAGAAAATGAATCCAAG ACTATGAAAAGCTACAAAATGGATGGGCCACACAGAGGATTTTGTCTCATTATTAATAATGTTAACTTCAATAGTTCTCAGAGGAAGGGTTCTTGCAAAGATGCTG aGCAACTGGAGAGAGTATTCACGTGGCTTGGTCTGGATGTGAGGACTTACACAGATCTGATGTCTGGGGAGATTATCAATCTCATGGAAACTTGGCAGCGTGTGCCAGATCACAAAGACAGGAACTGTTTTATATGTTGTATTCTATCTCATGGAAAGTCAGGAGCAATCTATGGGACAGATGAAAGACCTGTGCCAATCCGTGTGCTTACATCCCACTTCACTGCCAAACAATGTCCCCAACTGGCTGCAAAACCCAAACTCTTCTTTATCCAAGCATGCCAGGGTGACAAGATACAGTGTCCTGTCTATGTTGATACTGATGGACCAACTCCTGACTTGTCTTCCATGCAAGAGAgagtttttctttctgaaagcaTTCCTGAAGAGGCTGATTTCCTCCTAGGCATGGCCACAGTAGATGGATATGTCTCTTTCCGGCACATGGAAGAGGGCAGTTGGTATATTCAGGCCCTCTGCAGCAAGCTACAATTGTTGGTACCAAG GGGTGAAGATATTTTGTCAATTCTTACACAAGTTAATGAAGATGTGGCCAGACGTGATAGCCCTTCAGGGACAAAGAAGCAAATGCCCCAACCAGCATATACCTTAAGAAGAAAATTTATATTCCCAATACCTATGGCCCCTCCTCCTTCAGAGCAACATCAGTGCTTTTAA
- the LOC129122517 gene encoding caspase-8-like isoform X2, whose protein sequence is MSTEFRKLLFEVSEALGTEELSALKFFSLDYVAKGTLEAIRDPKALFEVLQERCMIGAGNLFFLKELLYRIHRIDLLTAHLGSSREEMERELQVPGRAQVSDYRQLLYGIAEDLTSENVQKVKFLLQGPLQKSKLQENASMLQVFLEMEINEIIKEDNLTMLKDILQGFRADLKKKIDAYEGKKREKYSREEVRYPVSVSVYPEEQGAKQYGEIYKMENNPHGYCLIINNHIFKNRRHNREGTLQDGEAVKRVFKWLQFETVEYMDLEGKKIYDTVEEYSKKDHRNMDCFVCFIFSHGEKDKIKESDSSGHLEVDARPPTSIPDRADILIGMATVEDYFCYRSRSTGSVYIQSLCEKMELLCPQRMDLASILTEVNREVATKDIEGFKQMPKITSTLLKLLIFEVPQ, encoded by the exons ATGAGTACAGAGTTCCGCAAACTGCTTTTTGAAGTTTCTGAGGCTTTGGGGACAGAGGAACTGTCAGCTCTTAAATTCTTCAGCCTGGACTATGTCGCCAAGGGGACGCTGGAAGCCATCCGTGACCCCAAGGCCTTGTTTGAAGTTCTGCAGGAGAGATGCATGATTGGGGCAGGGAACCTGTTCTTCCTGAAGGAGCTGCTCTACCGGATCCATCGGATCGACCTCCTGACTGCTCACCTGGGCTCCAGCcgggaggagatggagagggagctgcaggtCCCGGGCAGGGCACAGGTGTCAGATTACAG GCAACTGCTGTATGGAATTGCAGAGGATTTGACTTCAGAAAATGTCCAAAAAGTGAAGTTCCTGCTCCAAGGACCACTACAAAAGAGCAAGCTCCAGGAAAATGCT TCAATGTTGCAGGTCTTtctggaaatggaaataaatgagATAATTAAAGAAGATAACCTGACAATGCTGAAAGATATATTACAGGGATTTAGAGCtgacttaaagaaaaaaattgatgcctatgaaggaaaaaaaagag AAAAGTATTCTAGGGAAGAAGTCCGCTAtcctgtgtctgtgtctgtgtatCCAGAGGAACAAGGAGCAAAACAG TATGGGGAAATATATAAGATGGAAAATAACCCCCATGGTTACTGCTTAATTATTAACaaccacatttttaaaaatcgACGTCACAATAGAGAGGGAACATTGCAAGATGGAG aggCTGTGAAGAGGGTCTTTAAGTGGCTTCAGTTTGAGACAGTTGAGTACATGGatctagaaggaaaaaaaatatatgacACAGTTGAAGAATACAGCAAGAAAGATCATAGAAATATGGACTGTTTTGTTTGCTTCATTTTCTCCCATGgtgaaaaagacaaaataaaag AATCGGACTCTTCTGGACATCTTGAGGTGGATGCTAGACCTCCAACTTCCATTCCTGATAGGGCTGATATTCTGATTGGCATGGCTACAGTGGAGGACTACTTCTGCTACCGCAGTCGTAGTACTGGCAGTGTTTACATTCAATCCCTCTGTGAGAAGATGGAGTTGCTTTGCCCACA GCGCATGGATCTCGCAAGCATCCTGACAGAAGTGAACAGAGAAGTGGCCACAAAAGACATAGAAGGATTTAAGCAAATGCCAAAGATAACATCAACGCTACTGAAGCTATTGATCTTTGAAGTTCCACAATGA
- the LOC129122517 gene encoding caspase-8-like isoform X1 yields MSTEFRKLLFEVSEALGTEELSALKFFSLDYVAKGTLEAIRDPKALFEVLQERCMIGAGNLFFLKELLYRIHRIDLLTAHLGSSREEMERELQVPGRAQVSDYRQLLYGIAEDLTSENVQKVKFLLQGPLQKSKLQENASMLQVFLEMEINEIIKEDNLTMLKDILQGFRADLKKKIDAYEGKKREKYSREEVRYPVSVSVYPEEQGAKQYGEIYKMENNPHGYCLIINNHIFKNRRHNREGTLQDGEAVKRVFKWLQFETVEYMDLEGKKIYDTVEEYSKKDHRNMDCFVCFIFSHGEKDKIKGVDDECVNIEALVSRFTGTNCPSLAGKPKVFIIQACQGSEHHPSVAVESDSSGHLEVDARPPTSIPDRADILIGMATVEDYFCYRSRSTGSVYIQSLCEKMELLCPQRMDLASILTEVNREVATKDIEGFKQMPKITSTLLKLLIFEVPQ; encoded by the exons ATGAGTACAGAGTTCCGCAAACTGCTTTTTGAAGTTTCTGAGGCTTTGGGGACAGAGGAACTGTCAGCTCTTAAATTCTTCAGCCTGGACTATGTCGCCAAGGGGACGCTGGAAGCCATCCGTGACCCCAAGGCCTTGTTTGAAGTTCTGCAGGAGAGATGCATGATTGGGGCAGGGAACCTGTTCTTCCTGAAGGAGCTGCTCTACCGGATCCATCGGATCGACCTCCTGACTGCTCACCTGGGCTCCAGCcgggaggagatggagagggagctgcaggtCCCGGGCAGGGCACAGGTGTCAGATTACAG GCAACTGCTGTATGGAATTGCAGAGGATTTGACTTCAGAAAATGTCCAAAAAGTGAAGTTCCTGCTCCAAGGACCACTACAAAAGAGCAAGCTCCAGGAAAATGCT TCAATGTTGCAGGTCTTtctggaaatggaaataaatgagATAATTAAAGAAGATAACCTGACAATGCTGAAAGATATATTACAGGGATTTAGAGCtgacttaaagaaaaaaattgatgcctatgaaggaaaaaaaagag AAAAGTATTCTAGGGAAGAAGTCCGCTAtcctgtgtctgtgtctgtgtatCCAGAGGAACAAGGAGCAAAACAG TATGGGGAAATATATAAGATGGAAAATAACCCCCATGGTTACTGCTTAATTATTAACaaccacatttttaaaaatcgACGTCACAATAGAGAGGGAACATTGCAAGATGGAG aggCTGTGAAGAGGGTCTTTAAGTGGCTTCAGTTTGAGACAGTTGAGTACATGGatctagaaggaaaaaaaatatatgacACAGTTGAAGAATACAGCAAGAAAGATCATAGAAATATGGACTGTTTTGTTTGCTTCATTTTCTCCCATGgtgaaaaagacaaaataaaaggTGTTGATGATGAGTGTGTAAATATTGAAGCTTTAGTCTCCCGCTTCACTGGAACTAACTGTCCTTCTCTTGCTGGCAAACCCAAGGTGTTTATTATCCAGGCTTGCCAAGGCTCTGAACATCATCCGTCTGTTGCAGTAGAATCGGACTCTTCTGGACATCTTGAGGTGGATGCTAGACCTCCAACTTCCATTCCTGATAGGGCTGATATTCTGATTGGCATGGCTACAGTGGAGGACTACTTCTGCTACCGCAGTCGTAGTACTGGCAGTGTTTACATTCAATCCCTCTGTGAGAAGATGGAGTTGCTTTGCCCACA GCGCATGGATCTCGCAAGCATCCTGACAGAAGTGAACAGAGAAGTGGCCACAAAAGACATAGAAGGATTTAAGCAAATGCCAAAGATAACATCAACGCTACTGAAGCTATTGATCTTTGAAGTTCCACAATGA
- the LOC129122517 gene encoding caspase-8-like isoform X3, whose product MSTEFRKLLFEVSEALGTEELSALKFFSLDYVAKGTLEAIRDPKALFEVLQERCMIGAGNLFFLKELLYRIHRIDLLTAHLGSSREEMERELQVPGRAQVSDYRQLLYGIAEDLTSENVQKVKFLLQGPLQKSKLQENASMLQVFLEMEINEIIKEDNLTMLKDILQGFRADLKKKIDAYEGKKREKYSREEVRYPVSVSVYPEEQGAKQYGEIYKMENNPHGYCLIINNHIFKNRRHNREGTLQDGESDSSGHLEVDARPPTSIPDRADILIGMATVEDYFCYRSRSTGSVYIQSLCEKMELLCPQRMDLASILTEVNREVATKDIEGFKQMPKITSTLLKLLIFEVPQ is encoded by the exons ATGAGTACAGAGTTCCGCAAACTGCTTTTTGAAGTTTCTGAGGCTTTGGGGACAGAGGAACTGTCAGCTCTTAAATTCTTCAGCCTGGACTATGTCGCCAAGGGGACGCTGGAAGCCATCCGTGACCCCAAGGCCTTGTTTGAAGTTCTGCAGGAGAGATGCATGATTGGGGCAGGGAACCTGTTCTTCCTGAAGGAGCTGCTCTACCGGATCCATCGGATCGACCTCCTGACTGCTCACCTGGGCTCCAGCcgggaggagatggagagggagctgcaggtCCCGGGCAGGGCACAGGTGTCAGATTACAG GCAACTGCTGTATGGAATTGCAGAGGATTTGACTTCAGAAAATGTCCAAAAAGTGAAGTTCCTGCTCCAAGGACCACTACAAAAGAGCAAGCTCCAGGAAAATGCT TCAATGTTGCAGGTCTTtctggaaatggaaataaatgagATAATTAAAGAAGATAACCTGACAATGCTGAAAGATATATTACAGGGATTTAGAGCtgacttaaagaaaaaaattgatgcctatgaaggaaaaaaaagag AAAAGTATTCTAGGGAAGAAGTCCGCTAtcctgtgtctgtgtctgtgtatCCAGAGGAACAAGGAGCAAAACAG TATGGGGAAATATATAAGATGGAAAATAACCCCCATGGTTACTGCTTAATTATTAACaaccacatttttaaaaatcgACGTCACAATAGAGAGGGAACATTGCAAGATGGAG AATCGGACTCTTCTGGACATCTTGAGGTGGATGCTAGACCTCCAACTTCCATTCCTGATAGGGCTGATATTCTGATTGGCATGGCTACAGTGGAGGACTACTTCTGCTACCGCAGTCGTAGTACTGGCAGTGTTTACATTCAATCCCTCTGTGAGAAGATGGAGTTGCTTTGCCCACA GCGCATGGATCTCGCAAGCATCCTGACAGAAGTGAACAGAGAAGTGGCCACAAAAGACATAGAAGGATTTAAGCAAATGCCAAAGATAACATCAACGCTACTGAAGCTATTGATCTTTGAAGTTCCACAATGA